A genome region from Triticum aestivum cultivar Chinese Spring chromosome 2B, IWGSC CS RefSeq v2.1, whole genome shotgun sequence includes the following:
- the LOC123039617 gene encoding ervatamin-C-like has product MGIGTEEGRSLGECCARPVPNRQGDGGGEEIVGRGVGVGWTKELVWKQFTTIAPTLSKELRFTHPKCYFINTGKLVPLSEQQLVDCDMYDNSCNRGYYHMAFQWIMEDGGLTTAVQYLYKAVRGACTRGKPTITITGHAAVPKNEPALQSAIARQPIGVAIEVPSSMQSCKSGVFSPPCGIQMSHAVVTVSYGTDASSRLKYWLVKNSWGEAGYIRMRRDVGGSGLCSITLDTAYLTM; this is encoded by the exons ATGGGGATCGGAACGGAGGAAGGTCGGAGCTTGGGGGAGTGTTGCGCGCGGCCGGTGCCCAACCGGCAGGGTGATGGCGGCGGTGAGGAGATCGTGGGGAGAGGAGTCGGGGTGGGGTGGACCAAGGAATT AGTTTGGAAACAATTCACCACCATTGCTCCAACACTGTCGAAGGaactgcgatttacacacccgaaa tgctacTTCATCAACACGGGGAAGCTGGTGCCCCTGTCGGAGCAGCAGCTGGTGGACTGTGACATGTACGACAATAGCTGCAACCGAGGCTACTACCACATGGCCTTCCAGTGGATCATGGAGGACGGCGGCCTCACCACGGCGGTGCAGTACCTGTACAAAGCCGTGAGAGGGGCCTGCACCCGCGGCAAGCCCACCATCACCATCACCGGGCACGCGGCAGTCCCCAAGAACGAACCGGCCCTGCAGAGCGCCATCGCAAGGCAACCCATCGGGGTGGCCATCGAGGTCCCCAGCAGCATGCAGTCCTGCAAGAGCGGTGTCTTCTCGCCCCCCTGTGGGATCCAGATGAGCCACGCCGTGGTGACCGTCAGCTATGGCACCGACGCCTCCTCTAGGCTCAAGTACTGGCTCGTCAAGAACTCGTGGGGCGAGGCCGGCTACATCCGTATGCGCCGTGACGTCGGAGGCTCTGGGCTCTGCAGCATCACGCTCGACACCGCTTATCTGACCATGTGA